AGAGCTACTTCGTCGCCGACCTCACCGACGAGTTCGGCTTTCCGGCCGATCTCGCCGCCGAGGCATTCGCGGCCGCGACCGAGGACGAACTCCTCGCGTTCGCGAGCGACCTCGAGAACGAGTGGCAGTCGGGGGTGCTGCTCGGCATGGCGATGAACCTCGCCATCTCGCAGATCAAGGAGTCGCTCGGCATCACCGAGGCCGACGACGACGCCGTCGTTGCGGAGCCGGCCGTCGCCGACGAGGTCGCCGAGCCTGATCGCACCGAAGACGAACGACTCGTCGAGGCGCTCAAGCACCCGGCCGCCCAGATGCAGTTCACCTTCATCGAAGGCGAGGAGGAACTGCAGCGCGTCATCGACGGAGGCGACTTCGGCGCATGGCGGGTGTTCCTCCACCCTGACCAGCGACGCTACGCCACGCGCTCGTACAAGGGGCCGTTCCGCCTCACCGGCGGCGCGGGCACCGGCAAGACGGTCGTGCTGCTCCATCGCGCAAAGCACCTCGCGGAGCAGCATCCGACTCACCGGGTCGTGCTCACGACGTACACGCGAGCCCTTGCCGACAACCTCCGCCGCGATCTCGAGCGCCTCGACCCCGACATCGCGCAGGCGTCGGCACCCGGGGACCCCGGTGTGCTCGTGCGAGGCGTCGACCAGCTGGTCGCCGCGGTGCGCGATGCCGCCGGAACCGGGTTCGGCGCCGCCGCGCAGAGCGTGCTCGGCGCAGTCGTCGAATCGCGCGGCGCCGTCGTCGCGAACGACTCCGGCTGGGATGACGCGGTCGACGACGCCGACGTCGATCTGCCGGCGGCGCTTCGTTCGAAGAGCTTCCTCTCAGTCGAGTACCTGCAGGTGATCCTCGCCAACCGGATCGTGACGAAGGACGCCTACTTCACGGTTCGGCGTCCGGGGCGCGGCGTGGCACTCGATCGAGCGAAGCGCGCCCAGGTGTGGGCGGTCGTCGAGCAGTATCGAAAGAATGCGCGCATCGCCAACAGGTTGTCGTACGCCGAAGTCGCATCGGTGTCGGCCGCGTGGCTCGAGGGCGCCGACGGCGAATCACCCCGCACATTCGCCGACCACATCCTCATTGACGAAGCGCAAGACCTCACGCCCTCGCACTGGCGGTTCCTTCGCGCCGTGACGGCCTCGGGGCCTGACGACATGTTCATCGCCGACGACACGCACCAGCGCATCTACGGTCAACCCGTCGTGCTCTCGCGCCTCGACATCGCCATCGTCGGCCGATCACGCAGGCTGACGCTCAACTACCGCACGACCGAACAGAACCTCCGCTACGCCCTCGGGCTGCTCGAAGGAGGGACCTTCATCGATGCCCAGGGTGGTGAAGAAGGAGTGGCGGGATACCGCTCGTCACGGCTCGGACCGGAGCCGGTCGCCGTCACGGCGGCATCCGCGTCGGAGCAGTTCGCGGCGCTCGCCACGCAGGTCCGATCTTGGCTGGACGCGGGCGTCGACGGCGCCACCATCGCGGTGTTGACGACCTCGAACAACGCGGCCAAAGACGTGCACGACGCCCTCGATCACCACGGAATCGCCAGTACGATCCTCAGCACCGCGAAGCAGGTGGGGGACCGCCCCGTCATTCTCACGATGCACACGGCGAAGGGCATGGAGTTCTCGCGCGTCATCCTGTTCGACATCTCGGAGGGATCGTTCCCGACGTCGTGGTCGCTCAAGGGCGTCGCGGCCGAGGACCGGGCCGATGTCATGCTGCGTGAGCGGTCGCTGTTGTACGTGGCTGCCAGTCGGGCCCGCGACGAACTCGTCGTGACCTGGAAGGGGAAGCCGTCGGAGTTGCTCCTCCGCTCAGAGTAAGCCGCGGATATCCTGAGTCGCATCGCTCTGCAGCACCCGGGATCGGCGCATCGGTGTCTGCCTGAGCGTCGATGAGCGTGGCCGATGAGAAAGAGGATCACGATGGCGAAGTATCAAGTCACCCAATCGGCGGTCACCCAGCTGCTCGAAGACGTGCGACGCGAGCACATCGCGATCCCAGAGCTTCAGCGCCCATTCGTATGGGACAGCGTAAAAGTCCGCGACCTCATGGACTCGCTGTACAAGGGGTATCCGGTCGGGTACCTGATCACCTGGCAGTCGGTCGGCGCACATTTGAAGGGCGGTCAGGTCGCGGCTCACCAGCAGATTCTGATCGACGGGCAGCAGCGCATCACCGCGCTCCGCGCGGCGGTCGCCGGTCTGAAGGTGATCAACAAGCGCTACAAGCAGATCCGGATCACGATCGCGTTCAATCCGGTCACGGAGGAATTCGCGACCCTGACACCGGTCATCGCGAAGAATCCGGAGTGGATCTCGGACATCAGCGAGCTCTTCACCGCAAACTCCACCTACACATTCGTGAAGTCGTACTTCGAGGCGAACGCGAACATCGACCATGCCGCGGTCGAGGCGAACATCGCACGGCTCGAGGGCATCAAGAACGCGCAGATCGGCATCATCGCCCTGGCCGACGACCTCGACGTCGAAACCGTCTCCGAGATCTTCATCAGGATCAACTCCAAGGGAGTGCCGCTCAGCAGCGCCGACTTCGCGATGAGCAAGATCGCGACCTACGGCGATCGCGGTCGCAATCTCCGAAAGCTCATCGACTACTTCTGCCATCTCGCCGTCGCGCCGCACGCGTTCGCCGACATCCAGGAGAACGATTCGGAGTTCGCCGCATCGAAGTTCATCAGTGCGATCTCATGGTTGAAAGACGACGCCGAAGACCTGTACGACCCCGCATACGGCGACGTCATCCGTGTCGCAGGGCTGCTCGGGTTCAGTCGTGGCAGGGCATCTTCGATCGTCAGCGAGCTTTCCGGTCGGGATCCTGAGACGCGCAAGGTCGACGAATCGCGCATCCCCGTGGCGTACGACAAGCTCGAAGCAGCGCTCCTTCAGATCGTCAAGAAGTACCACTACGAGAACTTCATCATGCTGATCAAGTCCGCGGGATTCATCGCGCCCGACATGGTCGGCTCGAAGAACGCCCTGAACTTCGCGTACGCCCTGTACCTGCGGCTCCGTGCCGATGTCTCCATGTCAGAGGGGGAGCGGAAGCGGATCGTCCGCCGCTGGTTCGTCATGTCGATGCTCACCGGGCGACACTCAGGCAGCTTCGAGGGAACCTGGGAGCAGGACATCCGTCGCATCTCCGCGCAGGGGGCCGCCGAGTACCTCACGCAGATCGAGGAATCCGATCTCTCCGACGGCTTCTGGCAGGTCTCGTTGCCGAACTCCCTCGAGACGACGAGTACCGTCAGCCCCTTCTTCCAGGCGTTCCTCGCTGCTCAGGTCGCCACCGGGGTTCGCGGGTTCCTCTCGAAGAGCATCACGATCGCGGCGATGCACCAGCAGTCCGGCGACATCCATCACATCGTCCCGAAGGACTATCTGCAGAAGAACGGGTTCCCCGACCGCGCGGACTACAACCAGGTCGCGAACTTCGCGCTGACCGAGACGTCGATCAACATCAGCATCAGCAACAAGCCCCCGGCAGGCTACCTGGCCGAGGTCGAGGCGCAGATCGAGTCTGGCCGGCTCACGCTCGGAGAGATCACGGATGCCGACGAGCTGCAGCGCAATTTCGTCGAGAATGCGATCCCCTCGCGCCTTGCAGCCCTGACCGCGGAGGAGTACCCGGAGTTCCTGCAGGAGCGTCGAAAGCTGATGGCAAACGTCATCCGCTCGTACTACGAGCGGCTCTGATCGCGGATCTTGGGATCGCCAAGTCATGAGATCCGCTATTCGGCTCCTGATTCGGGCTTCCAGAGGTAATCGAACTCGTTGTAAGCGAGCCGTTCACCGAACTCCTCGAAGGTATCGGCGACATTGACGATCAGGCACCGCTCATCCCCGCCATTGCGTGGACCTCTGAGGCCGCGGCCGATCATCTGGTGATAGCGATTGGGACTGAACGTCGGTCGGGCGATGTAGAGCGCTCGAATATCGGGTGCATCGAAGCCTTGGGTGAGCAGATCACAGTTCACGAGTACCCGGATCTCGTTCGCCTTGAACGCGTCGATGATCCGACGTCGTTCTTGCGGCCGCATGCTGCCATCGACGGCGGCAGCCGAACGGTTCTCCAATCGCACGAGCGCGGCGATGGTGTGGGCAGAGGAAACGGAGGCGGCGAACACGATGATCTGCCAATTCGGGTCCTGACGCAGGACATCGTCGACGACCCTCTGAGTCCGTTCGAGATCGTGGCCGATCTTGTCGAGCATCGACTTGGTCACTTCGCGCATGCGGTGGAATTCGGTTCGATCGGTTCCGGTCGGAGTGAGCGTGGAACCGTCGAGCACGTAATGGTCGACCTCGGCGAGGATCTTTTCGTGCCGGAGCTGACCGATCGGATCGTCGGGATCCAGGGACTCGAGCTTGTTCCGTCCAAACCGTTCGGCGAATCGGCTGTTCGTATCGGCGTTCCTGCCTCGATACGGAGTCGCGGTCAGACCAAGAAGCGGTCGCGGTGTCTTCGTCGGAGTGATCTCGAGCCAGCGAAGAATCTTGGTGTACGTCTTCGTCAGAGCAGTGTGTGCCTCGTCGATGATCACGAGGGAGGCATCCGCGAGCCACGCGTAGTCGCTTGCGTAGTGTGAACCGATTCGTGCAGCGATCTTGTCGTCGACTGCCACGACCACCTGTAGTTCGAATGCGGACTCCTCGACGTCATAGCGGCCCCAGAAACGTGACACGTCGAGAGGTCGCTTGTCGCCGAGGGCACGCCAGACATCCGTCCACGTCTGGATCGCCTGTTCACAAAGCTCCTCCGACTGGGCGATCCACAGGATCGGACCGCGGAGCTCATTCTCGACGAGCATCCGGATGACGGCCTCGACGGTCACCCTCGTCTTGCCCGCGCCCGTCGGGAGAAAGAGGAGGGCGCGTTTGAGCGCCTGGTCATCGGTCAGAACCAGGTCGCGGATTCGAGTAGCGAGGTCCTCCTGGTAGTCGTGGAGCGGAGAGAGTTCGACGCGCCCGCTCACCTGCTGGCTGGCCGGTCGCGACCGGGTGCGTTGTCCGGCGAACTCGGAGGCGAATCCGAGCGACCTCACGAAGGCCTGCGCCTGCTTCGAACCCTCCCACTCCCGCGGGACGTTGAGTCCACGTGTTCGGAGTTCATCTTTGAGCCACCAGATTGAATCGAGACCGCGGACGCGGAGGAAGAGATCTGCCACGGCTCGGTCGTCAAGTTGCCCCTGCTTTGCTTCGACGGCGGCCAACAGGCCGTTCGGCAGATTCGACCGAAGGGCATCGACGCCGATGAGCAGGTGCAGCCGATCAACGTCGGTGGCGGCGGCGCGCGACTGCTCGACCAGCTCGTTGCGCCGCAGCGTCTCGTCGGTCGACAGGATCCAGTCGATATCGTCTTTCGTCAGCCGAAGGCCAAGACGAAGTGAAACCTGTTCGAGGACGCCGGAGTCATCGAGCGTGTCGTCGACGACGATGACGTCATCCAACCGCACGCTCGACATCCGTTGCTCGACCTCGCCGGTCGGGGTCGTGACGCGGCGGAGGATTTCCGGGCTGGATCGTACTCGGAACACAGCTTTCCCGAGCTGAGCGCGTTGCTGAAGGCTCGGGAACCGGTCGGTCAATACGTCGGGTTCGCTCTCATCACGTACTACGACAGCTCGTGCGAGAGCGACGTCGCTTGTTTGGAGACCCCACACCCGCACCAGCGCACTCGCCCGCTCGACAGTTCCGTCCAAGTACGGCACCCCGTGCTCATCAAGCACGATCTGGTCGTCACTGGAGACGGCCAGCACGACATCCGCGGCCGGTGCCAGGACCACCTGGCCTCGCGTCGCTGCGGGAATCATCGGAACTCCGCTGAATCGAGACCGGGCCGCCGCTGTGACGACGACTTCCGTAAGGCGAGAGACGTTCGGAACGACGTAGCCGTGTCTGCCCAGGAACGCCTCGATGACCCGGTCGGGAATCTTGGCGAGGTTGGAGGGGCCGCCCAATTTCACGTCATCGGATTTCGCTGCGACTGGGAGGAAAGCGGCGTACTCGACGAGATCAGAGCCGACGGCATCGGCGGTTCGGGTGGCACCCAGCGACGTGATCACCAGGCCAAGGCGCTGAGCGATCCACCAATCGGGCCGACGAATCGGGACCTCGGCGTGGCGAGTACCATCCCCCACGGGGACCTCGAGAGTCATCTCATGAACCTCGAGCTTCTCGAGCACAGCACGGGTCCAGACGACGAGTTCGGCGATCTCGGCTTCGAGTTCGACGAAGATGGACAACGGCCCGATGCCGGTCAACTCCATGCGAGGAACGTGGCGAGCTCTGATCCCGCGCTTCTCGAGCTTCCGTAATACGTCGGCCCTGATCTCCTGCGCGTAGATGTCGAAGACAGGCTCCTCGTGAACGGGGAAGTCGGAACGAGGACCGGTGAGACAGCCGGACGCGATGAGCAGATCGACGCGATCTTGGAGGCCGACATCCGCGTGACGATGTGCCACC
This genomic interval from Agromyces sp. Leaf222 contains the following:
- a CDS encoding 3'-5' exonuclease, which translates into the protein MPNLIMTKLKGQDHEKAVRAKIMSFLSKLTEDDTLPGLHIEPMNEPLDSRARTGRVDIHLRAVLYCLEPLAGERTYVYAGTWEHEEAIKRARTRKLQINPVNGIAELIEAEPAVDAPAPAVPKVWAESAQAEAEAAPSSFLTEKSYFVADLTDEFGFPADLAAEAFAAATEDELLAFASDLENEWQSGVLLGMAMNLAISQIKESLGITEADDDAVVAEPAVADEVAEPDRTEDERLVEALKHPAAQMQFTFIEGEEELQRVIDGGDFGAWRVFLHPDQRRYATRSYKGPFRLTGGAGTGKTVVLLHRAKHLAEQHPTHRVVLTTYTRALADNLRRDLERLDPDIAQASAPGDPGVLVRGVDQLVAAVRDAAGTGFGAAAQSVLGAVVESRGAVVANDSGWDDAVDDADVDLPAALRSKSFLSVEYLQVILANRIVTKDAYFTVRRPGRGVALDRAKRAQVWAVVEQYRKNARIANRLSYAEVASVSAAWLEGADGESPRTFADHILIDEAQDLTPSHWRFLRAVTASGPDDMFIADDTHQRIYGQPVVLSRLDIAIVGRSRRLTLNYRTTEQNLRYALGLLEGGTFIDAQGGEEGVAGYRSSRLGPEPVAVTAASASEQFAALATQVRSWLDAGVDGATIAVLTTSNNAAKDVHDALDHHGIASTILSTAKQVGDRPVILTMHTAKGMEFSRVILFDISEGSFPTSWSLKGVAAEDRADVMLRERSLLYVAASRARDELVVTWKGKPSELLLRSE
- a CDS encoding DUF262 domain-containing protein — encoded protein: MAKYQVTQSAVTQLLEDVRREHIAIPELQRPFVWDSVKVRDLMDSLYKGYPVGYLITWQSVGAHLKGGQVAAHQQILIDGQQRITALRAAVAGLKVINKRYKQIRITIAFNPVTEEFATLTPVIAKNPEWISDISELFTANSTYTFVKSYFEANANIDHAAVEANIARLEGIKNAQIGIIALADDLDVETVSEIFIRINSKGVPLSSADFAMSKIATYGDRGRNLRKLIDYFCHLAVAPHAFADIQENDSEFAASKFISAISWLKDDAEDLYDPAYGDVIRVAGLLGFSRGRASSIVSELSGRDPETRKVDESRIPVAYDKLEAALLQIVKKYHYENFIMLIKSAGFIAPDMVGSKNALNFAYALYLRLRADVSMSEGERKRIVRRWFVMSMLTGRHSGSFEGTWEQDIRRISAQGAAEYLTQIEESDLSDGFWQVSLPNSLETTSTVSPFFQAFLAAQVATGVRGFLSKSITIAAMHQQSGDIHHIVPKDYLQKNGFPDRADYNQVANFALTETSINISISNKPPAGYLAEVEAQIESGRLTLGEITDADELQRNFVENAIPSRLAALTAEEYPEFLQERRKLMANVIRSYYERL
- a CDS encoding DEAD/DEAH box helicase, translated to MAFVTAQQTTAIETYRLNPRLLDEHVGAEDSYREGGYGRRQIAELLQNAADALTEAGMRGRVELRIADGSLYCANEGSPFNEKGITALCYAFISEKRDEESIGRFGLGFKSMLAITDHPQIFSSSVAFAFNAPEIPRLFEGLKSRSGRLPLLRVPSLLDSAVAMNEDPHLADLATWATTVVKLPLAREAERIHAELAGFRTRSLLFMKSVDRLDILLQGPDGTLKSTCHQRAAQQTGNVVLTDPDGVESRWLFGEREYSPSPVLQRELPATISRNRMTVSYAVRPDGGNEIGELWSWFPLQDRTTARGIFNAPWHISDDRTTLVSESELNRELLGICADLFLEVAPRAATTEDPAAHLDLFPARGREVRSDADAELSIRIPALGRSRAIIPDRTGKLRRPDWFDGVPILNVPVVPVDVVDKWLGVIDRETFPHPNCFSTSRDRFTRFRALLRTDDRFPARGEIAVSEWLVELATADDDDALAVALDLYLTLAERGFTPGLIDGAAIVPTEGGDWISPSSAPLGALIPVPDAPSAPGITYVARWAAERPGTRKLLHLVGFRDVSTDEIAVAVGASVQASWSFEEWARFWSALRDATPQIAAETLASVRSRDISIRILTRAGTLSESREVFADNTFAPSVAHRHADVGLQDRVDLLIASGCLTGPRSDFPVHEEPVFDIYAQEIRADVLRKLEKRGIRARHVPRMELTGIGPLSIFVELEAEIAELVVWTRAVLEKLEVHEMTLEVPVGDGTRHAEVPIRRPDWWIAQRLGLVITSLGATRTADAVGSDLVEYAAFLPVAAKSDDVKLGGPSNLAKIPDRVIEAFLGRHGYVVPNVSRLTEVVVTAAARSRFSGVPMIPAATRGQVVLAPAADVVLAVSSDDQIVLDEHGVPYLDGTVERASALVRVWGLQTSDVALARAVVVRDESEPDVLTDRFPSLQQRAQLGKAVFRVRSSPEILRRVTTPTGEVEQRMSSVRLDDVIVVDDTLDDSGVLEQVSLRLGLRLTKDDIDWILSTDETLRRNELVEQSRAAATDVDRLHLLIGVDALRSNLPNGLLAAVEAKQGQLDDRAVADLFLRVRGLDSIWWLKDELRTRGLNVPREWEGSKQAQAFVRSLGFASEFAGQRTRSRPASQQVSGRVELSPLHDYQEDLATRIRDLVLTDDQALKRALLFLPTGAGKTRVTVEAVIRMLVENELRGPILWIAQSEELCEQAIQTWTDVWRALGDKRPLDVSRFWGRYDVEESAFELQVVVAVDDKIAARIGSHYASDYAWLADASLVIIDEAHTALTKTYTKILRWLEITPTKTPRPLLGLTATPYRGRNADTNSRFAERFGRNKLESLDPDDPIGQLRHEKILAEVDHYVLDGSTLTPTGTDRTEFHRMREVTKSMLDKIGHDLERTQRVVDDVLRQDPNWQIIVFAASVSSAHTIAALVRLENRSAAAVDGSMRPQERRRIIDAFKANEIRVLVNCDLLTQGFDAPDIRALYIARPTFSPNRYHQMIGRGLRGPRNGGDERCLIVNVADTFEEFGERLAYNEFDYLWKPESGAE